The following are encoded in a window of Stegostoma tigrinum isolate sSteTig4 chromosome 40, sSteTig4.hap1, whole genome shotgun sequence genomic DNA:
- the LOC125448067 gene encoding AT-rich interactive domain-containing protein 5B-like — translation MQCELKELPTGQVENSEMDGEILEVKDMVQGDKGQQNFLVDLYKFMKERGTPIERIPHLGFKQVNLLTLYKAVEKLGGYEAVTTSRLWKNIYDELGGNPGSTSAATCTRRHYERLVLPYERYIKGEEDKPLPTFKPRKPYNVMKNKEGKVSSNEQKERSKRKRPNDNMQQSSETDRMVPQVVSEDVGGDKKKHTSVDKESPFLKNTTTGSEDSNNQPLNILTPQDSCGHKSPNQNAITAAERPTQNRISEEVWDTKDSFSESVSRAVMGNKIVDHNGHCVTVDVSEEIVRGHTANSKDDRTGSHQAPAMSASQDSLPVPLPPEADKSHMAILRHKRDQEIMSPLAKKKFLAQGSEATSLSFNAVGISSSSAAVKSVQGSEPPVSCSPPEASIHRPSVIHHIQPPIQAHLDYRSEWSFNNNLAKYQLYPLDQISSTNGQGAQEERDRKGRAVEHSHPLQCYGNFCCSPYMHGLVKPFLHYPSKGSPFGCCSNQRSFRELNSSAVPTLTTAAYKTARHYDRTLAPHDQPTDLSLPRASSANSPQTQVSWVTETKNSTSPLSKSSFSGHTSPSSSDGRPKACWVPPMSVTLPRRVPAKRAKSAGLLINAKSGPPNCQLAQPTQRTQKELDAAYGKKLRIVSPLHVTKHPDIKESQRICDSKTMSNEQKSSLPEVSTWLPTTLTPQEPTLYDRAGAYLPGNYAHHLSHVKNPALYSPLIPRLTINSFMIPAIQGPVLSSPGHPLDLYKHLTMGTSYENLLHHRLYPNPPLSSFHAGHKL, via the exons atgcaatgtgaatTGAAAGAACTTCCCACTGGACAGGTAGAAAACAGTGAAATGGATGGAGAGATCCTGGAGGTGAAGGATATGGTGCAAGGTGATAAAGGGCAGCAGAACTTCCTCGTCGATCTGTACAAGTTTATGAAGGAGAGGGGCACTCCCATTGAGAGAATCCCACACCTGGGCTTTAAACAAG TTAACCTGTTGACACTCTACAAGGCAGTTGAGAAGCTGGGTGGTTACGAAGCG GTTACAACCAGCCGCCTCTGGAAGAACATCTATGACGAGCTGGGTGGAAACCCTGGGAGTACTAGTGCTGCCACATGTACCCGCCGGCACTATGAGAG ACTGGTTTTACCGTATGAGCGTTACATTAAGGGAGAAGAGGACAAGCCACTGCCAACCTTCAAGCCTCGGAAACCATACAATGTCATGAAGAACAAGGAAGGCAAAGTATCTAGTAATGAGCAGAAGGAAAGAAGCAAACGGAAACGTCCAAACGACAACATGCAACAAAGCAGTGAGACAGATAGG ATGGTTCCTCAAGTAGTTTCTGAAGATGTAGGAGGGGATAAGAAAAAGCATACATCTGTGGACAAGGAGTCGCCATTCCTGAAAAACACTACAACTGGGAGTGAAGACTCCAACAACCAGCCACTTAACATACTCACACCACAGGATAGCTGTGGGCACAAGTCTCCAAATCAAAATGCAATAACAGCCGCTGAAAGACCCACACAAAATAGGATCTCGGAAGAGGTCTGGGACACCAAGGATTCTTTTTCAGAATCAGTTTCCAGGGCAGTGATGGGCAACAAGATTGTGGACCATAATGGACACTGCGTCACTGTTGATGTGTCAGAAGAGATAGTCCGAGGACACACTGCCAATAGTAAAGATGACAGGACTGGTTCACACCAGGCTCCAGCAATGTCAGCCAGCCAGGACAGCCTTCCAGTGCCATTACCACCTGAGGCAGATAAAAGCCACATGGCAATCTTGCGCCACAAGAGAGATCAGGAGATAATGTCACCTTTGGCCAAGAAAAAATTCCTCGCACAAGGCAGTGAAGCAACATCTCTCAGCTTTAACGCTGTAGGCATCTCATCATCCTCAGCTGCAGTCAAGTCGGTACAGGGTAGTGAGCCTCCAGTCTCTTGCTCCCCACCAGAAGCAAGCATTCATAGACCATCTGTCATTCATCACATTCAACCCCCAATACAGGCCCACCTAGATTACCGCTCCGAGTGGTCCTTCAACAATAATCTGGCCAAATATCAGCTTTACCCCTTGGATCAGATCTCTTCAACTAATGGTCAAGGGGCACAGGAAGAACGGGATCGAAAAGGTAGGGCAGTTGAGCATTCCCATCCCCTTCAGTGCTATGGGAATTTTTGTTGCAGCCCATATATGCATGGTCTGGTGAAACCCTTTCTCCATTACCCCAGCAAAGGGTCACCTTTTGGTTGCTGTTCTAATCAGAGAAGCTTCAGAGAGTTGAACAGCAGTGCAGTCCCAACGCTGACAACAGCGGCGTACAAGACAGCAAGGCACTATGACAGGACACTCGCCCCACATGATCAGCCAACGGATCTCAGCCTCCCACGAGCTAGTTCAGCCAACTCGCCCCAGACCCAGGTCTCCTGGGTCACAGAGACCAAGAACAGCACCTCACCACTGAGTAAGAGCTCATTTAGTGGCCACACCTCACCATCCTCTTCTGATGGCCGGCCCAAAGCCTGCTGGGTCCCACCCATGAGTGTCACCCTCCCCCGGCGAGTTCCAGCCAAACGAGCAAAGAGTGCTGGGCTACTGATCAATGCCAAGAGTGGGCCTCCCAATTGCCAACTTGCCCAGCCGACACAGAGAACGCAGAAGGAGCTGGATGCAGCTTATGGGAAGAAACTTCGCATCGTCTCTCCTCTACATGTTACCAAGCATCCAGATATCAAGGAGAGCCAGAGGATCTGTGATAGTAAGACAATGAGCAATGAGCAAAAGTCCTCACTACCTGAAGTTTCTACCTGGTTGCCTACAACACTGACGCCTCAGGAACCTACCTTGTATGACAGAGCAGGGGCATATTTGCCAGGCAACTATGCTCATCACTTGAGCCATGTTAAGAATCCAGCCCTCTACTCCCCACTCATCCCCAGGCTAACTATAAATTCCTTCATGATCCCAGCTATTCAGGGACCAGTGCTGAGTTCCCCTGGCCATCCTCTAGATCTGTACAAACACTTAACCATGGGCACGTCCTATGAAAACCTTCTCCATCACAGACTGTACCCGAATCCTCCCCTGTCCTCTTTCCACGCAGGCCACAAACTATAG